One Vicinamibacterales bacterium genomic region harbors:
- a CDS encoding GMC family oxidoreductase: MQIIRNRTLYDVVIIGSGAGGGMAAKVLTEAGANVLMLEAGPMWDPVKDSNMMRWNYDSPRRGGSIPARQGGEYDAALGGWTLDGEPYTNAPGSEFGWFRSRMLGGRTNHWGRISLRFGPDDFRRKSVDGLGDDWPITYDDIKPYYDEVDKLVGVFGANLGPRFPNEPDGIWLPPPQPRCYEHLIRQASEKLDIPCVTARLSILTRPHNGRAACHYCGQCNRGCMTHSNFSSPSVLLPPAMATGRLQIVAGAMAREVTVDANGLADGVAYIDKATGQDNHVRGRIVVLAASACESARILLNSRSARFPQGLGNSTGNVGRYLTDSTGLGVTGFIPSMMDMPPHNEDGVGGMHLYMPWWLDNKKLDFPRGYHIEISGGRRMPGGGFGGGIQNHTGTDASGAALDFGGYGAKLKNDYRRLYGATVNFAGRGEMIPNRDTYLDLDPRTVDKWGIPVLRFHFAWSDNERKQGKHMQETFRAIIQQMGGTPMSSMPGPEDDYGLAAGGRIIHELGVTRMGSAPSTSVLNKYCQAHDAKNVFVTDGGPFVSQADKNCTWTILALSMRTSTYIAEQRKAGAL, from the coding sequence ATGCAGATCATCCGCAACCGCACCCTCTACGACGTCGTCATCATCGGCTCCGGCGCCGGCGGCGGCATGGCCGCCAAGGTGCTCACCGAGGCTGGCGCCAACGTGCTCATGCTCGAGGCCGGGCCGATGTGGGATCCGGTGAAGGACTCCAACATGATGCGGTGGAACTACGACTCGCCGCGCCGCGGCGGATCGATTCCCGCCCGGCAGGGGGGCGAGTACGACGCCGCCCTTGGCGGCTGGACGCTCGACGGCGAACCGTATACCAATGCGCCCGGCAGCGAGTTCGGGTGGTTCCGCTCCCGCATGCTCGGCGGCCGCACCAATCATTGGGGACGCATCTCGTTGAGATTCGGCCCCGACGACTTCCGCCGGAAGAGCGTCGACGGCCTCGGCGACGACTGGCCGATCACCTACGACGACATCAAGCCGTACTACGACGAGGTCGACAAGCTCGTCGGCGTGTTCGGAGCCAACCTCGGGCCGCGGTTCCCGAACGAACCCGACGGCATCTGGCTGCCGCCGCCGCAACCGCGCTGCTACGAGCACCTGATCAGGCAGGCGTCGGAAAAGCTTGACATCCCGTGCGTAACGGCGCGCCTGTCGATCCTGACCCGCCCGCACAACGGCCGCGCCGCCTGCCATTACTGCGGCCAGTGCAACCGCGGCTGCATGACGCACTCGAACTTCTCGTCGCCGTCGGTGCTGCTGCCGCCGGCCATGGCGACGGGGCGCCTGCAGATCGTTGCTGGCGCGATGGCGCGCGAGGTGACGGTCGACGCGAACGGGCTCGCCGACGGCGTCGCCTATATCGACAAGGCGACCGGCCAGGACAACCATGTCCGCGGACGGATCGTCGTGCTCGCGGCGAGCGCGTGCGAGTCGGCGCGCATCCTGCTCAACTCGAGGTCGGCGAGGTTCCCGCAGGGGCTTGGCAACTCGACCGGCAACGTCGGCCGTTACCTGACCGACTCGACCGGCCTCGGCGTGACCGGCTTCATCCCGTCGATGATGGACATGCCGCCGCACAACGAAGACGGCGTCGGCGGCATGCACCTCTACATGCCGTGGTGGCTCGACAACAAGAAGCTCGATTTCCCGCGCGGCTATCACATCGAGATCAGCGGCGGTCGCCGCATGCCGGGTGGCGGCTTCGGCGGCGGCATCCAGAACCACACCGGCACCGACGCGTCAGGCGCCGCGCTCGACTTCGGCGGGTATGGCGCGAAGCTGAAGAACGATTACCGGCGCCTCTACGGCGCGACGGTCAATTTCGCCGGACGCGGCGAGATGATCCCGAACCGGGACACCTATCTCGACCTCGATCCGCGCACCGTCGACAAGTGGGGCATCCCGGTGCTGCGCTTCCATTTCGCCTGGAGCGACAACGAGCGCAAGCAGGGCAAGCACATGCAGGAAACCTTCCGCGCCATCATCCAGCAGATGGGCGGCACGCCGATGTCCTCGATGCCGGGGCCGGAGGACGACTACGGTCTGGCGGCCGGCGGGCGCATCATCCACGAGCTCGGCGTCACGCGCATGGGCAGCGCCCCGTCCACGTCCGTGCTCAACAAGTACTGCCAGGCGCACGACGCGAAGAACGTGTTCGTCACCGACGGCGGGCCGTTCGTCTCGCAGGCCGACAAGAACTGTACGTGGACGATCCTCGCGCTGTCGATGCGCACCAGCACCTACATCGCCGAGCAGCGGAAGGCGGGAGCCCTGTAA
- a CDS encoding ABC transporter permease, which translates to MRGLLRLTWLEIKIFLREPLGAIGTLGVPVLVYLFLGRLFSRGRPVPESLPFMAYGIATLGGVMIAINAVLSLVTIVAIYRESGILKRLRATPLRPSTILVAHVLTKLLFTAVTFLLLALAGRRFFPASMHIPLVSFTLALLLSTWAILALGFVIASVVSTARFAQPLATLVLYPMLALSGLFYPIAALPPVWRALSRVMPITYVVSLLEGIMKGEGWQAHLTDVAALVIVFAVCIALSSKLFRWE; encoded by the coding sequence ATGCGCGGTCTACTGCGTCTGACCTGGCTGGAGATCAAGATCTTCCTGCGCGAGCCGCTCGGGGCGATCGGCACGCTCGGCGTGCCCGTCCTCGTCTACCTGTTTCTCGGCCGGCTGTTCAGCCGCGGCCGGCCTGTGCCGGAGAGCCTGCCGTTCATGGCCTACGGCATCGCCACCCTGGGCGGCGTCATGATCGCGATCAACGCCGTTCTCTCGCTGGTGACGATCGTCGCCATCTACCGCGAGTCGGGCATCCTCAAGCGGCTGCGCGCGACGCCGCTGCGGCCGTCGACCATTCTCGTCGCGCACGTCCTCACCAAGCTGCTGTTCACGGCAGTGACCTTTCTCTTGCTCGCCCTCGCCGGACGCCGATTCTTCCCGGCGAGCATGCACATTCCCCTGGTCTCGTTCACGCTGGCGCTGCTGCTCTCGACGTGGGCGATTCTGGCGCTCGGGTTCGTGATCGCCAGCGTCGTCTCGACGGCCAGATTCGCGCAACCGTTGGCGACGTTGGTGCTCTACCCGATGCTGGCGCTGTCGGGGCTCTTCTATCCGATCGCGGCGCTGCCCCCCGTCTGGCGGGCGCTCTCGCGCGTCATGCCGATCACCTATGTGGTGTCGCTCCTCGAGGGGATCATGAAGGGTGAGGGCTGGCAGGCGCACCTGACGGATGTCGCGGCGCTTGTGATCGTGTTTGCGGTGTGCATCGCGCTGTCGAGCAAGCTCTTTCGCTGGGAATAG
- a CDS encoding SDR family NAD(P)-dependent oxidoreductase: protein MTATSAFFQGKAVLITGASSGIGEELAWQLGQAGAQVTLAARRAGALEAVAKRMTDAGQPHPLVVPCDVTRDGDVESAVAESVRRWGRLDVVIANAGFGIVGAFRDLSLSDYRRQLETNVFGVLRTIQAALPEIDKTCGNVVIVGSVAGWSATPNSSPYALSKFAVRALADAITPELRRDGVTVTLISPGFVASNIRRVDNQGTLHAAAADPIPAWLVMPVDKAVRQMLRAVARGQSEAIITGHGKILVAIERFTPWLSRAIKRRLAARGGDRSQAKDEP, encoded by the coding sequence ATGACTGCAACGTCCGCGTTCTTTCAGGGGAAGGCCGTCCTGATCACGGGCGCGTCATCCGGGATCGGCGAAGAGCTCGCCTGGCAGCTCGGTCAAGCGGGCGCCCAGGTGACGCTGGCGGCGCGCCGCGCCGGCGCGCTCGAGGCCGTCGCGAAGCGGATGACCGACGCGGGGCAACCGCATCCGCTCGTCGTGCCATGCGACGTGACCCGCGATGGTGACGTCGAAAGCGCGGTCGCCGAATCGGTCCGCCGCTGGGGACGCCTGGACGTGGTCATCGCGAATGCCGGGTTCGGCATCGTCGGAGCATTCCGGGACCTCTCGCTGAGCGACTACCGCCGCCAGCTCGAGACCAACGTGTTCGGCGTGCTGCGAACGATCCAGGCGGCGCTGCCCGAAATCGACAAGACCTGCGGCAACGTGGTGATCGTCGGCAGCGTCGCCGGCTGGTCGGCCACGCCGAACTCGTCGCCATACGCGCTGAGCAAGTTCGCCGTGCGCGCGCTCGCCGACGCGATCACGCCTGAGCTCCGTCGCGACGGCGTCACGGTGACCCTGATCAGTCCGGGATTCGTCGCCAGCAACATTCGCCGCGTCGACAACCAGGGAACCCTGCACGCCGCGGCCGCGGATCCGATTCCGGCGTGGCTGGTGATGCCGGTCGACAAAGCCGTGCGTCAGATGCTGCGAGCGGTGGCACGCGGACAGTCCGAGGCCATCATCACCGGGCACGGGAAAATTCTGGTGGCGATCGAACGTTTTACGCCATGGTTGTCACGTGCGATCAAGCGACGGCTGGCGGCGAGGGGCGGCGATCGCTCGCAAGCGAAGGACGAACCGTAA
- a CDS encoding ABC transporter ATP-binding protein, producing MSFDVIEGETFGLIGPNGAGKTTTMECVEGLRTFDRGTVRVLGLDPFKDVYRLQQRIGVQLQQAQLQKRIKVREAVHLWCALYRKPAADGDRLLEQLGLSEKRDAWFTTLSGGQKQRLFIALALVNDPELVFLDELTTGLDPQARRAIWDLIRGIRARGKTVFLTTHLMEEAERLCDRVAIIEHGRTIDIDTPAALIARHCPERTVVLTTINPDAESRFRAIPHVSDVQRQDTRFTIQGRGDGFIGDVIQCVSESAITVTDFRTVHPSLEDVFLRLTGHAIRD from the coding sequence GTGTCGTTCGACGTCATCGAAGGGGAGACCTTCGGCCTGATCGGCCCCAACGGTGCCGGCAAGACGACGACGATGGAGTGTGTGGAAGGCCTGAGGACCTTCGACCGGGGCACGGTCCGCGTCCTCGGTCTCGATCCGTTCAAGGACGTCTACCGCCTCCAGCAGCGCATCGGCGTGCAGCTGCAGCAGGCGCAGCTGCAGAAGCGCATCAAGGTGCGCGAAGCTGTGCACTTGTGGTGCGCGCTCTACCGTAAACCGGCCGCCGATGGCGATCGGCTGCTCGAGCAGCTGGGCCTCTCCGAAAAGCGCGACGCGTGGTTCACGACGCTGTCTGGCGGACAGAAACAGCGTCTCTTCATCGCGCTGGCGCTCGTCAACGATCCCGAGCTGGTCTTCCTCGACGAGCTGACCACCGGGCTGGATCCGCAGGCGCGCCGCGCCATCTGGGACCTGATCCGCGGCATCCGCGCGCGCGGCAAGACGGTGTTCCTGACGACCCACCTGATGGAAGAGGCGGAGCGGCTCTGCGACCGCGTCGCGATCATCGAGCACGGACGGACCATCGACATCGACACGCCGGCAGCGCTGATCGCGCGGCACTGTCCGGAGCGGACGGTGGTGTTGACGACGATCAATCCGGACGCGGAATCGCGCTTCCGCGCCATTCCGCATGTGTCCGACGTGCAGCGGCAGGACACCCGCTTCACGATCCAGGGGCGCGGCGACGGCTTCATCGGCGACGTCATTCAGTGCGTGTCGGAGAGCGCGATCACCGTGACCGACTTCCGGACGGTGCATCCGTCGCTGGAGGACGTGTTTCTCCGTCTCACCGGCCACGCGATTCGGGATTGA
- a CDS encoding protein kinase, producing MDAKTWQQAKQWLIEAAALPDSARAAFLTARCPDEAVRRELMEMLASDGPLTGIVSLSTLARGSRLGPYEIDTVIGAGGMGEVYRARDGRLGRDVAIKVLPVLFASDRDRLARFEREAKLLGSLNHPHICTLFDVGREAGTDFIVMEYVDGELLSDRLRKGPLPVDKALACAIEIADALDKAHALGIVHRDLKPGNVMLTKSGAKLLDFGLARSTRTPSHNVTKTGMLLGTLRYMSPEQLQGAEADARSDVWAFGCVLYQMLTARLPFDGESDATIGAAILGAQPPPLAASVRGLPPPLQRIVDRCLAKEPDDRWQSVVDLRHELEWVASGRLTAGAPAEGQAAAPLRDRVAWAVAALAAALAIAAGSFVVWNARRAPAPALMRKLIAIPDGIDRASSFALSRDGLQLAFVGHPRDRSAPPLIWVRSLVGDADARSLPGTAGSRFLFWSPEGRRLGFFADGKLKSIDVASGVIHELCPAPNPRGGTWGGHTILFVPEQHSGIHRVADDGGQASPVTTPQQLDDLHRFPSFLADGAHFLFTRVKDGVVSIEIGSLADRGIIELQRNSSWNLGRGVTQAYVFGGMLVFALNGSVVAQALDEKHWRLSADQVLVAKDVDIDDASSQAFAVSDSTVVYRSSLGRSPSQLTWLSRNGGVGPAIWDAAVFQSVQLSPDDSQAVVARSDGSKLLLWAIDLARAAPQQLTVGSGAPVLWSPNGDRVLFRKPGEVFHDSIYSIRVDGSGSEQLVANQPDKDMKWPLGWSETGSLLYGAPGRFSADLWELSSGNARIINSAENANIDFGDAAVTRKGDLIASVVGRSALYVQPIRSSRRTLVSGGSVAYPRWRADGHELYFIAAGHLMAADVSGGDPVKVSMPHPLFEFRGSMYSPTRDGQRFLALVPQASGQPAPVGIVLNWTSLHAK from the coding sequence ATGGACGCTAAGACGTGGCAGCAAGCGAAGCAGTGGCTGATCGAGGCGGCGGCGCTGCCCGATTCGGCGCGTGCGGCGTTTCTGACGGCGCGCTGTCCCGACGAAGCGGTGCGGCGCGAGCTGATGGAAATGCTCGCGTCCGACGGCCCGTTGACCGGGATCGTGTCCCTGTCGACCCTGGCGCGGGGCTCGCGGCTGGGACCGTACGAGATCGACACGGTCATCGGCGCGGGCGGGATGGGCGAGGTCTACCGCGCGCGCGACGGACGCCTCGGCCGCGACGTGGCGATCAAGGTGCTGCCGGTGTTGTTTGCCAGCGACCGCGATCGGCTGGCGCGGTTCGAGCGCGAGGCGAAGCTGCTGGGGTCGCTGAATCATCCGCACATCTGCACCCTGTTCGACGTGGGCCGCGAGGCCGGCACCGACTTCATCGTTATGGAGTACGTCGACGGCGAGCTCTTGAGCGACCGCCTGCGCAAGGGACCGCTGCCGGTCGACAAGGCTCTCGCCTGCGCGATCGAGATCGCCGACGCACTCGACAAGGCGCACGCGCTCGGCATCGTCCATCGCGATTTGAAGCCCGGCAACGTCATGCTGACGAAGTCGGGGGCGAAGCTGCTCGATTTCGGGCTGGCGCGCAGCACGCGCACGCCGTCGCATAACGTGACGAAGACCGGCATGCTGCTCGGCACACTGCGCTACATGTCGCCGGAGCAATTGCAGGGCGCGGAGGCGGACGCGCGCAGCGACGTGTGGGCGTTCGGCTGCGTGCTGTACCAGATGCTGACGGCGCGCCTGCCGTTCGATGGGGAATCGGACGCGACCATCGGCGCCGCGATTCTCGGGGCGCAGCCGCCGCCGCTCGCCGCGAGCGTGCGAGGCTTGCCGCCACCGCTGCAGAGGATCGTCGACCGGTGTCTGGCGAAAGAGCCCGACGATCGCTGGCAGTCGGTAGTGGACCTGCGTCACGAGCTCGAGTGGGTCGCCTCCGGTCGCCTCACGGCTGGCGCGCCGGCGGAAGGGCAGGCCGCTGCGCCGTTGCGCGATCGCGTGGCGTGGGCCGTCGCCGCACTGGCGGCCGCCCTCGCGATCGCGGCAGGGTCGTTCGTCGTCTGGAACGCGCGCCGCGCCCCTGCGCCGGCCTTGATGCGGAAGTTGATTGCCATCCCCGATGGGATCGATCGGGCAAGCTCCTTCGCGTTGTCGCGGGACGGGCTACAGCTGGCCTTTGTCGGCCATCCGCGTGACAGGAGCGCGCCGCCGCTCATCTGGGTTCGTTCGCTCGTCGGTGACGCCGACGCGCGATCGCTTCCCGGGACCGCGGGAAGCCGTTTTCTGTTCTGGTCGCCGGAGGGCCGCAGGTTGGGGTTCTTTGCCGACGGGAAGCTGAAAAGTATCGATGTGGCGAGCGGCGTGATCCATGAGCTCTGTCCTGCACCGAACCCCCGCGGAGGGACGTGGGGAGGGCACACGATCCTGTTTGTGCCCGAACAACACAGCGGCATCCACCGAGTTGCTGATGACGGCGGTCAGGCGTCGCCGGTGACGACGCCGCAGCAGCTGGACGACTTACACCGGTTTCCGAGCTTTCTCGCCGACGGCGCGCACTTCCTCTTTACAAGGGTCAAGGACGGTGTCGTGAGCATCGAGATCGGATCGCTCGCCGATCGCGGGATCATCGAACTGCAGCGCAACAGCTCGTGGAACCTGGGGCGCGGTGTGACGCAAGCATATGTCTTCGGCGGCATGCTGGTGTTTGCGCTCAACGGGTCCGTGGTGGCACAGGCGCTGGACGAAAAACACTGGCGCCTGTCGGCCGATCAGGTGCTCGTGGCCAAGGACGTAGACATCGACGATGCATCCAGTCAGGCGTTTGCCGTCTCGGACAGCACGGTCGTCTACCGATCATCACTGGGTCGCTCTCCGTCCCAGCTCACCTGGCTCTCGAGGAACGGTGGCGTAGGGCCGGCGATCTGGGACGCGGCGGTGTTCCAATCGGTGCAACTGTCGCCCGATGACAGCCAAGCCGTTGTGGCGCGCTCCGACGGATCGAAACTTCTCCTTTGGGCGATCGATCTCGCTCGAGCTGCGCCGCAACAGCTGACAGTGGGTTCCGGAGCCCCGGTTCTGTGGTCACCCAATGGCGATCGCGTGCTGTTCAGAAAGCCGGGCGAGGTCTTTCACGACAGTATCTACTCGATTCGCGTGGATGGAAGTGGCAGCGAGCAGCTCGTGGCGAATCAGCCTGACAAAGACATGAAGTGGCCGCTCGGCTGGTCAGAGACCGGTTCGCTGCTGTATGGCGCGCCGGGCCGGTTCTCAGCCGATTTGTGGGAGTTATCCTCCGGCAACGCGCGCATCATAAACTCGGCAGAGAATGCGAACATCGATTTCGGTGATGCCGCCGTCACACGGAAGGGCGATCTGATCGCGAGTGTGGTCGGAAGGAGCGCGTTGTACGTGCAGCCGATCCGCAGCAGCCGCCGAACCCTTGTTTCAGGCGGCAGCGTCGCCTACCCTCGGTGGCGCGCGGACGGCCACGAACTCTACTTTATTGCCGCCGGACACCTGATGGCCGCCGACGTTTCGGGGGGGGATCCGGTGAAGGTCAGTATGCCGCATCCGCTCTTCGAATTCCGCGGATCCATGTATTCCCCGACAAGAGACGGCCAGCGCTTTCTCGCCCTGGTTCCGCAGGCCTCGGGCCAGCCAGCGCCGGTAGGCATCGTCCTCAACTGGACCAGCCTGCACGCCAAGTAA
- a CDS encoding ECF-type sigma factor encodes MPEGLSKADVTGMLQRWRENGGQPDPRLVAAVERELRRIAGAYMRRERPDHTLQPTALVNEAYLRLVDSDVAWEGRGHFFSIAAHLMRQVLVDHARKHRTAKRGAGRRADRSVSNIAAPSTGDVDVLALHFALEELATLDARQAQIVELRYFGGLTEQEVADAMHLSPATIRREVASARFFLRRQLKQD; translated from the coding sequence ATGCCTGAAGGCCTTTCGAAGGCAGACGTGACGGGCATGCTCCAGCGATGGCGCGAGAATGGCGGTCAGCCCGACCCCCGTCTTGTCGCGGCCGTCGAACGGGAGCTCAGACGTATTGCGGGCGCGTACATGCGCCGCGAACGGCCGGACCACACGCTGCAGCCGACCGCATTGGTCAACGAGGCCTATCTGCGGCTGGTCGATAGCGACGTCGCGTGGGAAGGGCGCGGTCATTTCTTCAGCATCGCCGCCCATCTGATGCGACAGGTCCTGGTCGACCACGCCCGCAAGCACCGGACGGCGAAACGAGGCGCAGGACGCCGTGCCGATCGGTCCGTCTCGAATATCGCCGCTCCCTCGACCGGCGATGTCGACGTCCTCGCGCTGCATTTCGCGCTCGAAGAACTGGCGACGCTCGACGCACGCCAGGCCCAGATCGTCGAGTTGCGCTATTTCGGCGGCCTCACCGAGCAGGAAGTTGCCGACGCCATGCACCTGTCGCCCGCGACGATTCGCCGCGAAGTCGCCAGTGCACGATTCTTCCTCCGACGACAGCTGAAGCAGGACTGA
- a CDS encoding gluconate 2-dehydrogenase subunit 3 family protein — protein MDKINRRTVLQLLGAAPVAAGFTWTDAEAAQAATAAQSARTAPFTPTFFTAHEYATVRVLVDLIIPRDDRSGSATDAGVPEFMDFMLDEQPNRQTAMRGGLAWLDRQCELRYEKRFVDCAADQRAAVLDDIAWPKTAKPEFRHGVAFFNSFRDLTASGFFSSQMGVQDLKYLGNVMVAEWKGCPPEALKKLGV, from the coding sequence ATGGACAAGATCAATCGCCGGACGGTATTGCAGCTGCTCGGCGCCGCGCCGGTGGCGGCCGGTTTTACGTGGACCGACGCGGAAGCGGCGCAGGCCGCGACCGCCGCGCAATCGGCGCGCACGGCTCCCTTCACCCCGACGTTCTTCACGGCGCACGAATACGCGACGGTCCGCGTGCTCGTCGATCTGATCATTCCCAGGGACGACCGGTCCGGCAGCGCCACCGACGCCGGCGTCCCCGAGTTCATGGACTTCATGCTGGACGAACAGCCGAACCGCCAGACCGCGATGCGCGGCGGTCTCGCCTGGCTCGATCGTCAATGCGAGCTGCGCTACGAGAAGCGCTTCGTCGACTGCGCCGCCGATCAGCGCGCCGCCGTCCTCGACGACATCGCGTGGCCGAAGACGGCGAAGCCGGAGTTCCGCCACGGCGTCGCCTTCTTCAACAGCTTCCGCGATCTCACCGCGTCGGGCTTCTTCTCGAGCCAGATGGGCGTGCAGGACCTGAAATACCTCGGCAATGTGATGGTCGCCGAGTGGAAGGGCTGCCCGCCCGAGGCGCTGAAGAAACTGGGCGTGTAG